In Planococcus sp. MB-3u-03, the DNA window GTATTGGATGATGTCTATGTCCACCACCATGATGAGAAACTGATGGATATCTTCAGTTTTGGTGACCCGAGCATCACGACTGGGGATTTGCGCAATTATTTAAAAACCGATCCGACGTCGATGCTCATCCATGCACCATACGAAAAAGTCCATGCCATTCACGACCACCTATCGGAAGTGCATGCGGAAGTCATTGACCATCGCCGCTGGGGCGCACCTTGGCACGTCATTGAAATTGTCCGCTCGGGCATGAACAAAGCTGTCGGCATCGACCGTGTCTCAAAATCACTGGGCATCGCGAAAGAGCATATCATCGCATTCGGCGATGAAGACAACGATCTGGAAATGCTGGACTTTGCAGGAGTTGGGGTTGCGATGGGCAATGCCATAGCCCCGTTGAAAAACATCGCCAACGAAATCACCTTGACCAATAATGAAGACGGCATCGCTGAATTGCTGATGGACCGCTTGAAACTGAAAATCTAAAGGAGGAAGATCCATGAGATTATTTGCAGATAGCGCATCTGATTTACCGAAAGCTTTTTTTGAGCAGGAGCAGGTCGTCCTGTTCCCTTTGCGCGTCCATATCGGAGACGCCGAGTACGAAGACATCCGGACAATCGATTCCATGAAAGTCTATGATGCCATCCGCTCCGGCATCCATCCAAAAACGTCTCAAGCGTCTCCGGAAGAAATGCTCAAGGCATTCGAACAATTGGCAAAAGATAAAGAAGCGGGATTCTATATTGCCTTTTCCTCGGAATTGTCCGGTACCTATGCGACAGCAGTGATGGTGGCAGATCAAGTGCGCGAAGAATACCCGGATTTGAACTTGACGATCGTCGATTCCAAAGCGGCTTCACTCGGCTACGGACTGCTCGTCAAAGAAGCCGTGAAATTGCGCAATGCCGGTGAAAACCATGATGCGATCATCCAAAAAGTGCGTTTCAAGGCCGACCATCTCGAAAGCCTGTTCACGGTTGAAGATCTGGATTACATGGCGAAAGGCGGCCGTATTTCAAAAGGCAGCGCATTCGTCGGCGGCTTATTGAATATCAAGCCTTTGCTTCATGTCGAAGACGGCAAGCTCGTGCCGATTGAAAATTACGCGGGCGCAAAAAGTCATCAAGCGGATGATCGAACTGATGAAAGAGCGCGGCAGCAATTTGGACCAGCAAGTGATCGCCATCAGCCACGCCGATGACCTGGAGTTTGCCAATGCCCTGAAAGGCGAAATCGAAGCTGCTTACAACCCGAAAGAAATCGAAATCCACATGGTCGGTTCCGTAATCGGCGCACATACAGGACCTGGCACGCTCGCCTTATTCTTCTATAATAAAACCGATTGAGGAGTGGACTGTTGATGAAAAAAGTGATTGTAGTCGGCGCGGTAGCCGGAGGTGCAACTGCAGCGGGCCAACTCCGTTTCTATGATAAGGAAATGACTATCACAGTGTACGACCGGGATTCGACAATGTCCTATGCGGCTTGCGGAACGCCATATGTAATTGGCGAAGTCATTAAGGATGAAACTTCGATCCTGATGGCCGACCCGGAACAGTTCCAGCAAAAACGCAATATCGATGTCAAGCTCGAACACGAAGTCGTGGAAATTCTCCGTTCCGAGAAAAAGATTCGCGTCCGCAACTTAAAGACGGGCGATGAGTTCCACGATTCCTATGACGTGTTGATTTTGTCTCCCGGCGGCAGCACCATCATGCCGGAGATTGAAGGCTCACAGAAGAGCCATGTATTTACGCTGCGCAGCTATGGCGATATGCAGGCCATTCATTCCTATATTCAAAGCGAAAAGCCATCTCATTGCGTCGTTTCGGGTGCCGGGTTCATCGGGCTTGAAATGGCTGAGAACCTTAAGCATCTCGGACTAGAAGTCGATATCGTCCATAAGTCGAGCGCCATCCTATCGATTTTGGATGAGGACCTGTCGCAGCTTCTGCATGCAGAGCTGGAGAAAAACGGCGTCCAAGTCCATACCGAAACCGTCATCGAAAAAATCGATGATCGAAGCGTCGGCTTGTCCGATGGAAAGAGTCTGGAAACCGATTTTGTCATCATGAGCATCGGCTTGAAACCGAATACCGCACTCGCTGAAGATGCCGGGCTCAGCATCGGTGAAACCGGAGGCATCCGGACCAATGAGTTCATGCAGACAGACGATGAATCGATCTACGCCAT includes these proteins:
- a CDS encoding Cof-type HAD-IIB family hydrolase yields the protein MKQHLIVLDLDGTLLTDQKVISPKTKTILNQAQQAGHQVMIATGRPYRASEIYYRELGLNTPIVNFNGAFVHHPNDERWGLHHTPIGLDVVHEVVESMHAFDFHNIVAEVLDDVYVHHHDEKLMDIFSFGDPSITTGDLRNYLKTDPTSMLIHAPYEKVHAIHDHLSEVHAEVIDHRRWGAPWHVIEIVRSGMNKAVGIDRVSKSLGIAKEHIIAFGDEDNDLEMLDFAGVGVAMGNAIAPLKNIANEITLTNNEDGIAELLMDRLKLKI
- a CDS encoding CoA-disulfide reductase, which codes for MKKVIVVGAVAGGATAAGQLRFYDKEMTITVYDRDSTMSYAACGTPYVIGEVIKDETSILMADPEQFQQKRNIDVKLEHEVVEILRSEKKIRVRNLKTGDEFHDSYDVLILSPGGSTIMPEIEGSQKSHVFTLRSYGDMQAIHSYIQSEKPSHCVVSGAGFIGLEMAENLKHLGLEVDIVHKSSAILSILDEDLSQLLHAELEKNGVQVHTETVIEKIDDRSVGLSDGKSLETDFVIMSIGLKPNTALAEDAGLSIGETGGIRTNEFMQTDDESIYAIGDASENFDFITGDPKRVPLAVPAHRQAFLVAQHITGNPIPKKGLLGTSALKVFGLDAAMTGLTETAIKEKELTAKTVIHTGNSNAGYYPDHEKLTLKVHYNPETRQILGAQCVGGKGVDKRIDVIATAIYGGLTVDDLQALELCYAPPFSCRKIPSI